The Clostridioides difficile genome has a segment encoding these proteins:
- the asrA gene encoding anaerobic sulfite reductase subunit AsrA has protein sequence MKLKLDSSKFNEGLNSLKKDYRIFAPVMIPFKGTFSDTDMIRYKEVSTFEEMEFAQKSNFSPKEVVLSINQVLFYFTEKEFKESDLDNKKILIFLRACDINGIKRLDEIYLNNGEEKDYFYKHIRGKIKFALVGCKESFRNCFCVSMDSNKTDNYSLGLNIEGETLYLDIKDNEFEVFNGEVAEFNVSHVTENLISVDVPENIDSNEIIGNPIWDEYDTRCIGCGRCNFVCPTCSCFTMQDIFYKENENVGERRRVWASCQVDGYTDIAGGNSFRKKQGERMRFKTMHKINDFKKRFGYNMCVGCGRCDDACPQYISFSKCIEKINDLVTSKEEI, from the coding sequence ATGAAATTAAAATTAGATTCATCCAAATTCAATGAAGGTCTGAATTCCCTAAAAAAAGACTACAGAATATTTGCACCAGTCATGATACCATTTAAAGGTACTTTTTCAGATACTGACATGATAAGATACAAAGAAGTAAGCACTTTTGAAGAAATGGAATTTGCTCAAAAATCAAACTTTTCACCAAAAGAAGTAGTGCTTTCTATCAATCAAGTCTTATTTTACTTTACTGAAAAAGAATTTAAGGAAAGCGATTTAGACAATAAAAAGATTTTAATTTTTCTAAGAGCTTGTGACATAAATGGAATAAAGAGACTAGATGAAATATATTTAAATAATGGAGAAGAAAAAGATTATTTTTATAAACATATTAGAGGAAAAATAAAATTTGCACTTGTAGGATGTAAAGAAAGTTTTAGAAATTGTTTTTGTGTAAGTATGGATTCTAATAAAACTGATAACTATTCACTTGGATTGAATATAGAAGGAGAAACATTGTACTTAGATATAAAAGATAATGAATTTGAAGTATTCAATGGAGAGGTAGCAGAATTTAATGTCAGTCATGTAACGGAAAATTTAATTTCTGTAGATGTACCAGAAAATATTGATTCTAATGAGATTATAGGAAATCCAATATGGGATGAATATGATACAAGATGTATTGGATGTGGAAGATGTAACTTTGTATGTCCAACATGCTCATGCTTTACAATGCAGGATATTTTTTATAAGGAAAATGAAAATGTAGGTGAAAGAAGAAGAGTTTGGGCTTCATGTCAAGTAGATGGATATACAGATATAGCAGGTGGAAATTCTTTCAGAAAAAAACAAGGAGAAAGAATGAGATTTAAAACTATGCATAAAATAAATGATTTCAAAAAAAGATTTGGATATAACATGTGTGTTGGATGTGGAAGATGTGATGATGCCTGTCCGCAATATATATCATTTTCAAAATGTATAGAAAAAATAAATGATTTAGTAACTAGTAAGGAGGAGATATAA
- the asrB gene encoding anaerobic sulfite reductase subunit AsrB, which produces MNSYIPVSAKILDIVKHTDKEWTFRVNCDTKGVLPGKFYEISIPKYGESPISVSGYGEDYIDFTIRNVGKVTSELFNYKEGDSFFIRGPYGNGFDVSLYEGREIVVVAGGSALAPVRGIVEYFYNNKDKCEKFKLIVGFKSPKDVLFADDLKRWSEKLDILVTVDGADEDYSGNVGLVTKYIPDLDIKDINNTSAIVVGPPMMMKFTVGEFLKRDLEEKNIWVSYERKMCCGIGKCGHCKMDDTYICLDGPVFDYSYAKNLID; this is translated from the coding sequence ATGAACTCATATATACCAGTGAGTGCAAAAATACTAGATATAGTTAAACATACTGATAAAGAATGGACATTTAGAGTAAATTGCGATACAAAAGGTGTACTGCCTGGAAAATTCTATGAAATCTCTATACCTAAATATGGTGAAAGTCCAATATCAGTATCAGGATATGGAGAAGATTATATTGATTTTACAATAAGAAATGTAGGTAAAGTTACTAGTGAATTATTCAATTACAAAGAAGGGGATTCGTTTTTTATAAGAGGTCCTTATGGAAATGGATTTGATGTATCTTTATATGAAGGAAGAGAAATCGTAGTAGTAGCAGGAGGAAGTGCATTAGCTCCTGTAAGAGGAATAGTTGAATATTTTTATAATAACAAAGATAAGTGTGAAAAGTTTAAATTAATAGTCGGATTTAAATCACCAAAAGATGTTCTATTTGCAGATGATTTAAAAAGATGGAGTGAAAAACTGGATATTTTAGTTACTGTAGATGGAGCTGATGAGGATTATAGTGGAAATGTAGGCTTAGTAACAAAATATATTCCAGATTTAGATATAAAAGACATAAATAATACTTCTGCAATTGTAGTTGGACCTCCAATGATGATGAAATTTACAGTAGGAGAGTTTTTAAAAAGAGATTTAGAAGAAAAAAATATTTGGGTTTCTTATGAAAGAAAAATGTGTTGTGGAATAGGAAAATGTGGACACTGTAAGATGGATGATACTTATATATGTTTAGATGGACCAGTATTTGATTATTCATATGCTAAAAATCTTATTGATTAG
- the asrC gene encoding sulfite reductase subunit C has product MIRDLNTKKVMKNAYRITKTKYKTSLRVRVPGGLIDPESLITVSKIANEYGNGQIHITTRQGFEILGIDMEDMEEINNIIQPVIEKMNINQNEKNAGYPAAGTRNIAACIGNKVCPKAQYNTTEFAKKIEKAIFPNDLHFKVALTGCPNDCIKARMNDFGIIGMTLPLYEKDRCVNCGACVKKCSKLSVGALKTENNKVVRDGDKCIGCGECVLNCPTNAWTRDEKKYYRLAIMGRTGKKNPRLAEDFLLWADEDNIIKIILNTYKYVEQYIDRDAPGGKEHIGYIIDRTGFMEFKKWALEGVQFEEITKVHENIYWSGVKYL; this is encoded by the coding sequence GTGATAAGAGATTTAAATACTAAAAAAGTAATGAAAAATGCTTACAGAATTACAAAAACAAAATATAAAACTTCTTTAAGAGTTAGAGTACCAGGAGGTCTTATTGACCCTGAAAGTTTAATCACAGTTTCTAAGATTGCAAATGAATATGGCAATGGTCAGATACATATAACTACAAGACAAGGCTTTGAAATCTTAGGAATAGATATGGAAGATATGGAGGAAATAAACAATATCATACAACCTGTTATTGAAAAGATGAATATAAATCAAAATGAGAAAAATGCAGGCTATCCAGCAGCAGGAACAAGAAATATAGCTGCCTGTATAGGTAATAAAGTCTGTCCAAAAGCACAGTATAATACAACTGAATTTGCAAAAAAAATAGAAAAAGCAATCTTTCCAAATGATTTGCATTTTAAAGTAGCATTGACAGGATGTCCAAATGACTGTATAAAAGCTAGAATGAATGACTTTGGAATCATAGGAATGACATTGCCACTATATGAAAAAGATAGATGTGTAAATTGTGGAGCGTGTGTAAAAAAATGTTCAAAACTATCTGTTGGAGCATTAAAAACAGAAAATAATAAAGTAGTGAGAGATGGAGATAAGTGCATAGGCTGTGGAGAATGCGTGCTGAATTGCCCAACAAATGCATGGACTAGAGATGAAAAAAAATACTATAGATTAGCTATAATGGGTAGAACAGGAAAGAAAAATCCAAGACTAGCAGAAGATTTTCTTTTATGGGCAGATGAAGACAATATAATAAAAATAATACTTAATACTTACAAATATGTGGAACAATATATAGATAGAGATGCACCAGGAGGGAAAGAACATATAGGATATATAATTGACAGGACTGGATTCATGGAATTTAAAAAATGGGCACTTGAAGGTGTACAATTTGAAGAAATAACTAAAGTACATGAAAATATATACTGGAGTGGTGTTAAATATCTGTAA
- a CDS encoding formate/nitrite transporter family protein codes for MHKETLDKLTNAAINKINLLNTSKIKYLVSSAFAGLYVGIGILLIFTIGGILTDAGSPMTKIMMGLSFAVALSLVVMTGTELFTGNNMVMSAGMLNKGVSIKDTSKIWIYSWVGNLIGALILGIMFVGTGLVDKGPVAEFFATTASAKASMPFMSLFFRGVLCNILVCVSVLCSFRTNNDSAKIIMIFLCLFAFITSGFEHSVANMTIYSVSLFSPTIQTVSIGGAIYNLVAVTLGNIVGGALFMGLGTYILGKEKIKQVC; via the coding sequence ATGCATAAAGAAACTTTGGATAAATTAACTAATGCAGCTATAAATAAAATAAATTTATTAAATACAAGTAAGATAAAATATTTAGTGTCTTCTGCTTTTGCAGGACTTTATGTAGGTATTGGTATACTTTTGATATTTACTATTGGAGGGATTTTGACAGATGCAGGTTCTCCTATGACAAAGATAATGATGGGGTTATCGTTTGCAGTAGCACTTAGTTTAGTTGTAATGACAGGAACAGAACTATTTACTGGAAATAATATGGTAATGTCTGCAGGTATGCTAAATAAAGGGGTAAGTATAAAAGATACTTCTAAAATATGGATATATAGTTGGGTAGGAAATTTAATAGGAGCTTTAATTTTAGGTATAATGTTTGTAGGAACTGGTTTAGTAGATAAAGGTCCTGTAGCAGAATTTTTTGCAACTACAGCATCAGCTAAAGCATCTATGCCATTTATGTCTCTTTTCTTTAGAGGAGTTTTGTGTAATATCTTAGTTTGTGTTTCAGTTTTATGTTCATTTAGAACTAATAACGATAGTGCAAAAATAATTATGATATTCCTATGTTTATTTGCTTTCATAACATCAGGTTTTGAGCATAGTGTGGCAAATATGACAATCTATAGTGTTTCATTATTTTCTCCAACAATTCAAACAGTTAGTATTGGAGGGGCTATTTATAATTTAGTAGCTGTAACACTTGGAAACATTGTTGGAGGAGCTTTATTTATGGGGCTTGGTACTTATATACTAGGTAAAGAAAAAATTAAACAAGTTTGCTAG
- a CDS encoding FUSC family protein: protein MTKKLIISKTKLFIFIIAFISAFIAFFGSKNTLIGVAIVTAMLMLLERDLTISPIKNLLKYLVINVMLGILSFFAVQNMYLGILLNFIALFIIGYLFSYDLKRAVYVPFGLMYIFMISIPVGLSELPIRLSALASGSLVIMIAQFVMNRNRMKKIGDKELISICDELLEKVNLLKNIMNNDNSVSKSNMRKIDSCNYTINSISKGLKMVIFDNRKDDFFISIKGMDIINILFSLERINLILDRYKTDTKEFEDEDIKNILEESSTNSKEDVLIVVSKEVNYIKMCLENKDKITDKEILGFRDYVVAQDTKNINLKEIYSVLENLYEFLLEYKKVKSKKEKRVERKIKIPREFKRISIYKQHFNLKSIRFSYAIKIALATAISGFIMDYFHLKDGRWIMLTVFSLTQPYAENCLQKSRKRIEGTLVGAVIFIVSFSIIKDNTLRSLIVLLAGYINSYVVDYRKLIVCVTVSALGSAAVMGDPNVLTMSRISYVVLGAIIALIINKFILPYDAKMGYQHVIDVYKGIVKNIINEVNKSIENSTDVHYIKNLLLVPSLIEDRLMLINTIYKDEHQDAFLDNQQLLISNMYNLYINVKKNNVRDEDVERILRDTSYISNYDADKYDEGRSVILDSIENTVSLGDKIICLNLLQTLNGVREMYRISDISKILVQEVA from the coding sequence ATGACAAAAAAATTAATAATATCAAAAACTAAATTGTTTATTTTTATAATAGCATTTATATCTGCATTTATAGCTTTCTTTGGAAGTAAAAATACACTTATAGGTGTGGCTATAGTAACAGCTATGCTAATGCTTTTGGAAAGGGATTTAACTATTTCTCCAATTAAAAATTTACTAAAATACTTGGTAATAAACGTGATGTTAGGAATACTATCATTTTTTGCAGTACAAAATATGTATTTAGGAATTTTATTAAATTTTATAGCATTATTTATAATAGGATATTTATTTAGTTATGACTTGAAAAGGGCTGTATATGTACCTTTTGGTCTTATGTATATATTTATGATAAGTATACCTGTAGGATTAAGTGAACTTCCTATAAGATTATCGGCTTTAGCTAGTGGTTCACTTGTCATAATGATTGCCCAATTTGTTATGAATAGAAATAGAATGAAAAAAATTGGTGATAAAGAATTAATATCTATATGTGATGAGTTGTTGGAAAAAGTAAATCTTTTAAAAAATATTATGAACAATGATAATTCTGTAAGCAAGTCTAATATGAGAAAAATAGATAGCTGTAATTACACAATAAATTCTATATCAAAAGGTCTTAAAATGGTTATATTTGATAATAGAAAAGACGACTTTTTTATTAGTATTAAAGGAATGGATATAATAAATATCTTATTTTCATTAGAAAGAATAAATTTAATATTAGATAGATATAAAACAGATACTAAGGAATTTGAGGATGAAGACATAAAAAATATCTTAGAAGAAAGTAGTACAAATAGTAAAGAAGATGTTTTAATTGTAGTATCTAAAGAAGTAAATTATATCAAGATGTGCTTAGAAAATAAAGATAAGATAACTGATAAAGAAATACTTGGATTTAGAGATTATGTTGTCGCTCAAGATACTAAAAATATAAATCTGAAAGAAATTTACAGTGTTTTAGAAAATCTATATGAATTTTTATTAGAGTACAAAAAGGTAAAATCAAAAAAAGAAAAAAGAGTTGAAAGAAAAATAAAGATACCACGTGAATTTAAAAGAATATCAATATATAAGCAACATTTTAATTTAAAATCTATAAGATTTTCTTATGCAATAAAAATCGCTTTGGCTACAGCAATCTCAGGTTTTATTATGGATTATTTTCACTTAAAAGATGGAAGATGGATAATGTTAACTGTGTTTTCATTAACACAACCTTATGCAGAGAATTGTTTGCAGAAATCTAGAAAAAGAATAGAAGGTACACTAGTAGGAGCAGTAATATTTATTGTTTCATTTTCAATAATAAAGGATAACACATTAAGGTCATTAATAGTACTTTTAGCAGGATATATAAACTCATATGTAGTTGATTATAGAAAACTGATAGTGTGTGTAACTGTTTCAGCTCTTGGTTCAGCAGCAGTTATGGGAGACCCAAATGTTTTAACTATGAGTAGAATTTCATATGTGGTATTAGGTGCAATTATTGCATTAATAATAAATAAATTTATTTTACCATATGATGCAAAAATGGGGTATCAACATGTTATAGATGTGTATAAAGGTATAGTTAAAAATATAATTAATGAAGTTAATAAATCTATTGAAAACTCAACCGATGTTCATTATATAAAGAATCTATTATTAGTACCATCACTTATTGAAGATAGACTTATGTTGATAAATACTATATACAAAGATGAACATCAAGATGCTTTCTTAGACAATCAACAATTACTAATAAGTAATATGTATAATTTATATATAAATGTCAAAAAGAATAATGTTAGAGATGAAGATGTAGAAAGAATATTGAGAGATACTAGTTACATCTCAAATTATGATGCTGATAAATATGATGAAGGAAGAAGTGTAATTTTAGATAGTATTGAAAATACAGTAAGTTTGGGCGATAAAATAATTTGTCTAAATTTACTTCAAACTTTAAACGGTGTAAGAGAAATGTATAGAATAAGTGATATCAGTAAAATATTAGTGCAAGAAGTTGCATAG
- a CDS encoding alpha/beta hydrolase yields the protein MSKDVKVKRNKKYDTFSITMELERPLLYDEVENEDDKNDNRKFNIKKKIFMGIGILFVLVLLSFFIWINKTYEPQKLAKEALVSNSKVEVTINENISFTPKGRKVSKGLIFYPGAKVEIESYAPLARKIAESGYEVVIVKMPFNLAILGTNKAQKVMDSYNNIEHWVIGGHSLGGVAASNFARDNKLIDGVVFLSSYPMGNELKQLGKKVISIWGSKDGVVNFKNLIEAKEKLPDDTTYVEIEGGNHAQFGDYGKQKGDNDAIISQEKQLKITTNSIIKFLKNIS from the coding sequence ATGAGTAAAGATGTAAAGGTAAAGCGTAATAAGAAATATGATACATTTAGTATAACTATGGAACTTGAAAGACCTTTACTTTATGATGAGGTTGAAAACGAAGATGATAAAAATGATAATAGAAAATTTAATATAAAAAAGAAAATATTCATGGGAATAGGTATACTATTTGTATTGGTTCTGCTTAGTTTTTTCATATGGATAAACAAAACATATGAACCTCAAAAACTAGCAAAAGAAGCATTAGTTAGTAATAGTAAAGTAGAGGTAACCATAAATGAAAATATTTCATTTACACCTAAGGGTAGAAAAGTTTCTAAAGGTCTAATTTTTTATCCAGGAGCTAAAGTAGAAATTGAATCATATGCACCACTTGCAAGAAAAATAGCAGAAAGTGGATATGAAGTGGTAATTGTAAAAATGCCATTTAATCTAGCTATACTTGGAACTAATAAAGCGCAGAAAGTTATGGATTCTTACAATAATATAGAACATTGGGTAATAGGGGGTCACTCATTAGGTGGAGTTGCTGCATCTAATTTTGCACGTGACAATAAATTAATTGATGGAGTTGTATTTTTATCTTCTTATCCAATGGGCAATGAGCTAAAGCAGTTAGGCAAAAAGGTTATATCTATATGGGGAAGTAAAGATGGAGTAGTTAATTTTAAAAACCTTATAGAAGCAAAAGAAAAACTTCCTGATGATACAACTTATGTTGAAATTGAAGGTGGAAATCATGCACAATTTGGAGATTATGGAAAACAAAAAGGAGATAATGATGCTATTATAAGCCAAGAAAAACAGCTTAAGATTACTACAAATAGTATTATTAAATTTTTAAAGAATATATCTTAA
- a CDS encoding radical SAM protein — protein MEYDMPLYRPPSEAYSLIIQVTLGCSHNKCTFCSMYKSKKFKIKPLEVIKNEIDIFRRHYKNVDRIFLADGDALIIPMEKLRDIILYIKEVFPECERITLYGSPKSIEKKTDDELKELKKLGVKMIYLGLESGNDEVLEDIKKGFSSEQLIKVGRKVKKNGIKLSATVIAGLGGTKKTHQHGADTGKMLGAISPDYVGVLSLMVEPNTELYDLLQSGEFTVLEDKAVLQEIKEMIKNIDTNEKVVFRSNHASNYVNLKGILPEDKQRLIDEIDYYLSNLKLKREEYRRL, from the coding sequence ATGGAATATGATATGCCACTTTATAGACCACCAAGTGAGGCTTATAGTCTTATAATACAAGTCACACTAGGATGTTCTCATAATAAATGTACATTTTGTAGCATGTACAAATCAAAGAAGTTTAAAATAAAACCATTAGAAGTAATAAAAAATGAAATTGATATATTTAGAAGACATTATAAAAATGTAGACAGAATATTTTTGGCAGATGGAGATGCATTGATAATACCAATGGAAAAATTAAGAGATATAATATTATATATAAAAGAAGTTTTTCCAGAATGTGAAAGAATTACTCTATATGGTTCTCCTAAGTCTATAGAGAAAAAAACTGATGATGAACTTAAAGAGTTAAAAAAGCTTGGTGTTAAGATGATTTATTTAGGACTTGAAAGTGGAAATGATGAGGTATTAGAAGACATTAAAAAGGGATTTAGCAGTGAACAACTGATAAAAGTTGGTAGAAAAGTTAAGAAAAATGGTATCAAATTATCAGCTACTGTAATAGCAGGCCTTGGAGGAACTAAAAAAACACATCAACATGGAGCTGATACAGGAAAAATGCTAGGAGCAATTTCACCAGATTATGTAGGTGTATTGAGCTTAATGGTAGAACCTAATACTGAGCTTTACGATTTACTTCAATCAGGTGAATTTACAGTATTGGAAGATAAGGCTGTGTTACAAGAAATTAAAGAAATGATAAAAAATATAGATACCAATGAAAAAGTTGTATTTAGAAGTAATCATGCCTCTAATTATGTTAACTTAAAAGGAATATTACCTGAGGATAAACAACGTCTGATTGATGAGATAGATTATTATCTAAGTAACTTAAAATTAAAAAGAGAAGAATATAGAAGACTGTAA
- a CDS encoding NAD(P)/FAD-dependent oxidoreductase produces MKTYQNIFEPLIIKRMNVKNRIVMPPMGTNFGGESGEFKDEHIKYYEQRAKGGTGLIIVENACIDFPLGSNGTTQIRIDHDRYIPALYKLTENLHKHGACAAIQINHSGASAMPDRINGLTPVSSSNIPSKNGGTIPRELKKEEILDIAKKYGKAAKRAQIAGFDAVEIHAGHSYLISQFLSPIYNKRTDEFGGSLENRARFAKLVIDEVRDEVGALFPISLRVSADEFIEGGNTLDDTLKLLEYLNEEVDIYNVSAALNDSIQFQIDTMTLEDGWRSYMSKAVKKRFGKATIITGNIRNPEIASKILENNEADFIGMGRGLIAEPNWVEKVQNGKEDSIRKCISCNIGCAGNRIGANRPIRCTVNPDLINGEDYKQRKVNKRTNVVVIGGGTAGLEAAATAAEVGCNVFLLEEKADIGGLAETISTFPDKSRINDFSRYLKQRVNKLKNLIVFKNTKADIEFIENLKPDIIINATGSKPLLPPITGLLDRVDKENGKVSSIFKLFNDIEYFKTKDLENKKVVVVGGGAVGLDVVEFFSENKARTSIVEMLPVVGKDLDPITKVTMMKMLKDYNVDVYTDTALLEVEDDNFKVKKDKEEFLLNFDYGFICLGMKSNNPILNDLKKHFEAKNVEVLNIGDSKMARRIIDGVREGRNIITTLEKLNLL; encoded by the coding sequence ATGAAAACATATCAAAATATTTTTGAACCATTAATTATAAAAAGGATGAATGTAAAAAATAGAATAGTTATGCCACCAATGGGAACCAATTTTGGTGGTGAAAGTGGAGAATTTAAAGATGAGCACATTAAATATTATGAACAAAGAGCTAAAGGTGGAACTGGACTTATAATTGTAGAAAATGCTTGTATAGATTTTCCTTTAGGTTCTAATGGAACTACACAAATAAGAATAGACCATGACAGATACATACCTGCTTTATATAAGCTAACTGAGAATTTACATAAACATGGAGCATGTGCAGCTATACAAATTAATCATTCAGGTGCTTCAGCTATGCCAGATAGAATAAATGGATTAACTCCAGTATCTTCTTCGAATATACCTTCAAAAAATGGAGGAACAATACCTAGAGAACTAAAGAAAGAAGAAATACTAGATATCGCTAAAAAATATGGAAAGGCAGCAAAAAGAGCTCAAATAGCTGGTTTTGATGCTGTAGAGATACACGCTGGTCACTCATATCTAATAAGTCAATTTTTATCCCCAATTTACAATAAGCGTACAGATGAATTTGGTGGAAGTCTTGAAAATAGAGCGAGATTTGCAAAACTAGTAATTGATGAAGTTAGAGACGAAGTAGGAGCATTATTTCCTATATCTTTAAGGGTAAGTGCGGATGAATTTATAGAGGGAGGAAATACTTTAGATGATACTCTAAAGCTTCTTGAATATTTAAATGAAGAAGTAGATATATATAATGTATCAGCAGCATTAAATGATTCCATACAATTTCAAATCGATACTATGACATTAGAAGATGGGTGGCGTTCATATATGTCTAAAGCAGTTAAAAAAAGATTTGGAAAAGCAACAATAATAACTGGAAATATAAGAAACCCAGAAATAGCATCAAAAATACTTGAAAATAATGAAGCAGATTTTATAGGTATGGGAAGAGGGCTTATAGCTGAGCCTAATTGGGTTGAAAAGGTACAAAATGGAAAAGAAGATTCAATAAGAAAGTGCATTTCCTGCAATATAGGATGTGCAGGTAATAGGATTGGAGCAAATAGACCTATAAGATGTACGGTAAATCCAGACTTAATAAATGGAGAAGATTATAAACAAAGAAAAGTAAATAAGAGAACAAATGTAGTTGTTATAGGTGGAGGAACAGCTGGTCTTGAGGCTGCAGCTACAGCGGCAGAAGTGGGATGTAATGTATTTTTATTAGAAGAAAAAGCAGATATAGGAGGGCTTGCTGAGACAATATCGACTTTTCCAGATAAAAGTAGAATAAATGACTTTTCGAGGTATTTAAAACAGAGAGTTAATAAATTAAAAAATTTAATTGTTTTTAAAAATACAAAGGCTGATATTGAATTTATAGAAAATTTAAAACCTGATATAATTATAAATGCGACAGGTTCAAAACCATTACTTCCGCCAATAACTGGTTTGTTGGACAGGGTAGACAAAGAAAATGGAAAGGTGAGTTCAATATTTAAGCTATTTAATGATATAGAATATTTTAAAACAAAAGACTTAGAAAATAAGAAAGTAGTAGTTGTGGGTGGTGGAGCTGTTGGATTAGATGTTGTAGAATTTTTCTCAGAAAATAAGGCTAGAACTTCTATAGTTGAGATGTTGCCAGTGGTAGGAAAAGATTTAGACCCTATAACAAAGGTGACAATGATGAAGATGTTAAAAGATTACAATGTTGATGTTTATACAGATACAGCATTATTGGAAGTTGAGGATGATAATTTTAAAGTTAAGAAGGATAAAGAAGAGTTTTTGCTAAATTTTGATTATGGATTTATATGCTTAGGGATGAAATCTAATAATCCAATTTTAAATGATTTAAAGAAACACTTTGAAGCTAAAAATGTGGAAGTTCTAAATATAGGAGATAGTAAAATGGCTAGAAGAATAATAGATGGAGTTAGAGAAGGAAGAAATATAATAACAACTTTAGAAAAGTTAAATCTTTTATGA
- a CDS encoding CatB-related O-acetyltransferase: protein MTIPNLDKIYPRSNDYQTIYLKNVITRDNIKVGEYTIYNDFYNDPRDFEKNNVLYQYPINKDKLIIGKFCSIACKAKFLMTSGNHTMKSHSTYTFPIFYEEWGLDINHITDAWDNKGDIVIGNDVWIGYDAIIMSGVKIGDGAIIGTRAVVTNDVPPYSIVGGIPAKIIKKRFNDDIISKLLKIKWWDWSYEKIQLNIQHIQAGDIDKLV from the coding sequence ATGACTATTCCAAATTTAGATAAAATATATCCAAGAAGTAATGATTATCAAACTATATATCTTAAAAATGTGATTACAAGAGACAATATAAAGGTTGGAGAATATACAATATATAACGACTTTTATAATGACCCAAGAGATTTTGAAAAAAATAACGTACTATATCAGTATCCTATAAACAAGGACAAATTAATAATCGGAAAATTTTGTTCAATTGCATGTAAAGCAAAGTTTTTAATGACTAGTGGAAACCACACAATGAAATCACACTCTACTTATACATTTCCAATCTTTTATGAAGAATGGGGTTTAGACATAAATCATATAACAGATGCTTGGGACAATAAGGGTGATATTGTAATTGGAAATGATGTATGGATAGGTTACGATGCTATAATTATGTCAGGTGTAAAAATTGGTGATGGCGCAATTATTGGAACAAGAGCTGTAGTTACTAATGATGTCCCACCATATTCTATTGTAGGAGGAATACCTGCAAAAATTATAAAGAAAAGATTTAATGATGATATAATTTCAAAATTATTAAAAATTAAGTGGTGGGATTGGTCATATGAAAAAATCCAATTAAATATTCAACACATTCAAGCAGGAGATATTGATAAATTAGTTTAA